In Timaviella obliquedivisa GSE-PSE-MK23-08B, the genomic stretch CATATTGCTTCTGCATTGCCAAAAGACTTCCAGCCGCTCCATCATGGGCAATATCAACTTGATAGCCTTCGCGTTTAAGAATGCGGCTGAGGGGTTCGGTGAGTTCGGCTTCGTCGTCTACAAGGAGAATTTGCATGGGGCTATTTTGTTGGCAGAGTAGCGAAAAAAGAGACAACTCACCGGATCGTCTGCCTATGGTTTAGACAATCCGGTGATAAGAATTAGCTTTCGTTTTTCTTAGATTTTGCCTCTAGATTTTCTAAACGACTCTTCAAATCCTGGTTGTCTTTTTTGAGTTGGTCTAATTCCTCCTGTAGCTTTTTAGTCGCTTGATCTGATCCAGCAGCTTTTTGCACTTTTTGGACAGCTTCCTCTGCCATGCGACGCACCCGACCATCAGGGGTTTGACTGGCGATCGCTCTCAAAATTCCAATTGCTTTAGTCGTTTCCATTTGCCCCAGGGCGATTACAACGGAAACTTGCGTCATAAAAAATGACTCACGCGCTAGTTCATTTAACCGATTCAGGATGCGCTCTACACTCGTTTTGGATTGCCCTGTAGAAATAGCGCCCAATGCCCGAATTGCAGCCAGGCGGAGCGGTTGAGGCGTTCCTGCAACCGTGTTTTCGAGAATCAGCGCCAGGGCTGCTTCTGAAGTTTTGAGTTGGCTAAGTCCGGCGATCGCTCCACTTCTAACGGTTTCGTTCCAGCCAGCCCGTTGCGCCAACACATCCTGAAAAAGCTGGATAGCCTCGTCTGCATCCGTTTCGCTGCTGCCCAAAATGCTGCCAATGCCAGAGAGTGCTGATGCTTCCACAAGGTAGCTGGCATCTCCCTTTTCGGCAATGGGTTTTAATGCCTGGTAACTGGCGGTTGTTTTCAGCTTGGCGATCGCGCCAACCACTGCTCGCCGCACTCTTGCATCTGAGTCAGTAAGTCCTTTCACCAATCCTTCAAACGCTTGATCTAGCTTGATGCTTGCCAGTTGCCCTGCTACTTCCACTCGAACTCCCCAGAAAGGATCATCGGTAAGAGCAACAGTGAGCGCTTTGACGGCTTCTAGTCCGCCTTTTTTGGCAAGGGCTTTCGCGGCATCAATTCGCGAAAGCACGTCTGGATCATGCTGCAATTGCGCCTTCAGTTCGGCGATCGGATATTCTAGCGCTACCGTTTTAAGGAAATGATTGCCCACATCAAAACTGACAAACTGGGGCTTTTCTGATAATGGAAAATAGAAAGTTTGTTCGCGCTCGTGAATGCGGACGGTGAACGTTTGGGATTTAGATTTTTCAGTGTAGCCAAATCCAATTGGCACCTTTAAATCAAATAATTCACTGCCGCTGCCATTGCCTTTACCGTTACTGCCCTCCTTCACCTGAGTTTGCGTCACGGTTACTTTTGCAAGATTGCTGTCACTATCCCAAGCATACGCCACCTTATAGTCAGGATGTCCGCCCCGAAAGACATATTGATCGAACAAAAATTGCAGATTGCGCCCGGTTGCCGTTTCGATCGCCCTCAACAAATCGATCGTTTCCACCGTTTGATGGGCGTTGTCTTGCACAAAAGTATGAACCGCTTTGAAGAACAGATCATCGCCCAATTCTGAGCGAATCATGTGGTAAACGCAGGCTCCCTTGTCATAAATATGGCGATCGTACAGTTCGATCGCCTCTCGATAAACGTGGGTTACCATCGGGCGACGATACCGAGAACTATCTTCTGCCAAATAATTTCGCGCTTCACCTAAGCGATAGTAAGCCCCATCTTCCTGGCTATACTCATCCGTCACCCACAAAATTTCGGCATACGAAGCCATGCCTTCTTTAATCCAGGCGTGCGACCAATGTTTGATCACTACTAAATCACCAAACCATTGGTGGGCAAGCTCATGAGCCACTAATGATTCTGAATTTTGATTGTCCAATGCTGCCCGTTCATCCAGTAAGCAGCGATCGGTTAACAGCGTCGTGGAGGTGTTTTCCATGCCACCAAAGATGAAATCGTTGACGCAAACCTGCGCATATTTAGGAAAAGGATAGGAATAGCCAAACGCCTTGCTAAAAAACTCAATCATGCGCGGCGTTTTACCCATGGTGCGAAGGGCATCGTCTGCGCGCGATCGCTCCACATAATAGGTCACGGGTCTACCCTGCCACTCTTCTTTAAACTCAGCAAAGTCGCCTACAGCCAGCGTCATTAGGTAGGTCGGATGCACCTGTTTCTGTGACCAGTGATAAATGCAATCGCTCCCCAAGTCCTGCATATCCACCAACTCTCCATTAGAAATTGCCATATACGGCTTGGGAATGCGCACCCGAATTTCAGAGGTTGCCAACTGTCCTGGATAGTCGAAGCACGGGAACCAGTAGCGAGAGTCTTCATCCTCACCCTGCGTCCACACTTGCACAGGTTTGTCAGGATAATCTTTATCGGGTGCAATAAAGTAAATGCCGCGCTGAGGTTGTTCGACCTGGTAGTTAATGGTGATTTCTAAAACCTTCTCGGCTTGCGTCGCTTGCCCCAAATTAATTTGTAGCTGTTCTCCGTCGTAGTCAAATGTCTGTTCAACCCCTGCCGCTTGCACTGAATTAATTTGTAGATTGACAGCATCTAGGGTGAGGCGATCGATGCCATCGCGTACAGGCTTAATGCGGATGTGGCAGGTTCCCTGATAGCTCTGATAGGGAATATCTAGCACTAAATCCAGGAAGATATGCTCAACTTGTCCAGGGCGATCGGGATTGTAATGGGGGCGAGAACCTGGTAACTCAAAAGATCTGCGTCCGTTATTGTCGCTATCAAAAGAAAGATTTGGCATGAGAAGAGAAACCTAGAATTATGAAGATGCCTCTCTAAAAGAGGCTTTGGCAGCTATCCCTACAGATTAGCAAAGGGAAGGCGATACGCTGGGCTTCATACTGATTTTCCCTAAGCAAGTTGACCCTATGATTAAGCATTTAAAATAAATTGCCCACTCCCCATCTAGAATTTCGGGAGCAGGCGGATTCATTAATTTTCAGTCAATCCTACAACGTGAGGTTATCTACAAAGCAAGACTTAGAATGAGCATCAAAACGGCTTAGTTCTGTCCAAGTTTTCGCACCAATGACCCCATCAACTTTTAGACCCACACGAGCAGCTTGAAAAGCCTTGACCGCCGTTTCAGTTTTTGCGCCAAAGTCGTTGTCCACAGCACCCTTATAAAAGTCACCGTCTTTCAGCGCTTGTTGCACTTTACCTACTAATGCGTCAAAAGCACCTTTTCTTAATACGGGCATACTTGCTGTTCCTTCGCAGAGGTAAGCCCAAGTCTTGGCTCCAACAATTCCATCGACTTTTAAGAAAGCAAGACACTGAAGATATTGCACTGCCGTCCGAGTGTGATCTTCAAAAGATCCTGTTATTGCCACCTGTAGGGGAGAACGAGAGATGACGTCAATTTCCTTAAGACGGGCATTTAGAGCGGTTTGCATTTCAGAAACAATCCGACCACTCGCGTTAGATTGAACGGTGGGACGAACAGCCGGACATTGAATAGTAGGCATGGTAGATTCTCTGCGATGGATTACTGGTTTACGTGGATTAAGCTTCCACATCACCTAGATTAGAAAAACCTCTTCAGCAAAACTATTCCCCTCGTGAGTACTCTAGGAGAATCCTAGCAAGTATCTAGGAGAGATCGCTCTCCTGAGTCGCAATTACTATGGCTAAGATATAGTCAAGGCAGTTTGCCCAAAAGCAAGTTCCATTCAAGGAGAATTCCTATGTCCGAAGGCTGCCTCCGGGTTGGTCAGGTTGCACCCGATTTCACCGCAACCGCAGTACACCATCAAGAATTCAAGACCATTCGGCTCTCTGACTATCGCGGTAGATATGTCGTCCTGTTCTTTTATCCTCTGGACTTCACCTTCGTTTGCCCCACAGAAGTTATGGCATTCAGCGACAGTTACGACAAATTTAAAGATCTCAACACCGAAATTCTGGGCATTTCAGTAGACAGCGAATTTTCTCATCTAGCCTGGGTGCAAACCGATCGCAAACTAGGCGGCGTTGGCGACCTGACCTATCCCTTAGTGTCTGATATTAAAAAAGAAATTGGTACCGCTTACAACGTTCTTGATCCTGATGCTGGAATCACCCTACGCGGTTTGTTTATCATCGATCGCGAAGGCGTTGTTCAGCACGCCACTATCAATAACCTTGGCTTTGGTCGCAGCGTAGATGAAACCTTGCGCGTTTTGCAAGCCATTCGTCATGTCCAATCTCATCCTGACGAAGTTTGCCCCGTCAATTGGCAACCCGGCGAGAAAACCATGAACCCTGACCCCATTAAGTTTAAGGAATTCTTCGCGGCAGTTTAGGCAAGCTTTTATAAGAGATTTCTAGAGGGTCACATCACTACAGATTTCCGGCTTCTCAGACAAGACTCAAGAAATCGGGAATCTGTGCAACAAAAAAACTGGCAAACTCGAAAGTTAACCAGTTTCAATCACCTAAAAAATTGTGTCGTTCTAAGCAATTTGGAAGAAACCTAATCTGCGCTTCCCATGGCGGCAAAATAGTTCCTTAAAGATTTCTACAAGCCTCAGACGAGCGTTTCCAGAAATCTGACTTCCAAGGCAAATTGTAGCAACAAGCACAGCCCCTTCGTTATAAAGCTTCATGCAAGTTTTAAAAGATTTAATAATCTGCGCTAATCACTCTGCGTCGAGTTGCAGTTGTGGGAACCGATCGCTGCTCAATGCCTTCTAAACTTGGAACAAATCCTCTCATTCCTCGTCAATGAGTATCTAAATCTAAGTTAGGGAAATATTTAGATTAGAAAAACCAGGGCAAACTCATTCCCTTGCACTTCTTTTACTGCCCATTTTTTAATGCCCAATGTTACCCCATTCCGTCACCCATAACCTCGACCTTGGAGAACTCTAAAACCCACTATGGCAACACAATCTACCCTTCCCATTACTCCTGCTTCCTCTCGACTGGCAGCAATCTTTAAGACAATGAGTTTGTCAGCTAGCGTAGTTTTGCTTACTAGCAGCAGTATCCTGCCTGCGATCGCTGCACCTATTTCTCAGCTACCATCGGGTCGCAACGAGCCGAACACCTCCCCTTCTCGTAATCCTTCCAACTCCGTCCCCGTTCCGCAGCAAGCTGTCAACGCTCGCTTTAGCTGCCAAACTCAAAACGGCGAATACACCGTCGTTTACAATCCTCAAAGCCAACCTGGCGAAACCTATCCTTGGGCAAAACCTACTGCGATGGGTGGTGGCTGGACTCCTGAGCGACGCTGTGCCGAAATTAGCCGCCGTTTAGAAGAATACCGTCCCGCAGGTTTACTAGAAATGCAAACGGCTGTCGAGAACGGCTACAATACCATCTGCGTCACGACATCTCAAGTGCCCAGTTGCCGAATTGTGTTAACTGTTCCTGAAGGCGAAGATCCTTTAGTAATTCGCGATCGCGTTTTTGGTAACCTGACTGTTGCCGACAATGGACAACAAACCACTGCGGTCACCACCTTCTCCGGCGACGACGACAGCATCATTAACCAAATTGGCGTAGCGGTCGGCGTTGATCTCTCTTCACTCTCCCGCTCTAGTCGTTCATCTCGGTCTGGCGATCGTGTTGACCTGCGCCCCTTTCTCGACCGAGCAGACGGTGGTACGGGAGCAAGATTGCGTTAAAAGTAGATATTCTAATAAATATTGAGTGTGAGGGGCGTGTTAACCATACCCCTCTTTTTACTGCAAGTTTGCGAAGGGGCGAGGCAAAGTTGCGAAGGAGTTCTCTAAACGTGATAGTATCCCTGTTGCCGCTTCATGGGTGATCAGGGGCGCTTGTGTTCATTCCTCTCTATCTTTAAATATTCATGCCATCACCGAACTTTCTTCGTCGGACAAAAATTGTTGCAACGATTGGACCTGCCACCAGCAGCCTCAAAGTTCTACGCGATTTGATTGAAGCTGGAGCAACCACCCTACGGCTTAACTTTTCTCATGGCACGCATGATGACCATCAGCGGAGCATTCGCCTTATTCGTCAGGTGTCTTTTGAGCTAAACCAGCCTGTCGGGATTTTGCAAGATCTTCAAGGCCCAAAGATTCGCCTGGGCAAGTTTGAGAACGGCTCAATTAATTTAGAGAAAGGCGATCCCTTCGTCCTCACCAGCCATCTCATGCCTGGAACTCAGGGAAAGAGCTGCGTGACCTACGAACCCCTGGCTGACGAAGTTCCCGCAGGTGCCGTCATTCTTTTAGATGATGGACGGGTAGAAATGCGGGTTGAGAAGGTCGATAAAGCCGCTAAGGAACTCCATTGTGAAGTTGTTGTTGGGGGCGTGCTATCGAACAACAAAGGCGTTAATTTTCCTGGGGTTTATCTATCCGTTAAGGCACTTACCGATAAAGATAAAGAAGATCTGATGTTTGGACTCGATCAAGGAGTCGATTGGGTAGCGCTCAGCTTCGTTCGTAATCCGCAGGATATTTTAGAAATTAAAGAACTGATTGCTAGTGCTGGAAAGAACGTTCCGGTGATCGCCAAGATTGAGAAGCATGAGGCGATCGAGCAAATGGAAGCCATCCTTTCCCTATGCGATGGGGTGATGGTGGCACGGGGCGACCTGGGGGTAGAGCTACCCGCTGAAGATGTCCCAATTCTGCAAAAACGGCTGATTGCCACCTCGAACCGTCTGGGCATTCCTGTCATTACTGCCACTCAAATGCTCGACAGTATGCTTAGCAATCCTCGCCCCACCCGCGCCGAGATTTCTGATGTAGCCAACGCTATCCTAGATGGCACCGATGCCGTCATGCTGTCTAACGAAACCGCCGTGGGTAAGTTTCCAGTGCAGGCAGTCGAAACCATGGCACGCATTGCTTGCCGTATGGAACAAGACCCCATCTACAAACGCAAAACCGAAGATATGGGTGGGCGATCGATCCCCAATGCGATTAGCAGCGCTGTCGGACAAATTGCCGAACAGCTTGGTGCTGCTGCCATTATGACCCTCACTAAGTCTGGCGCAACCGCTCGCAACGTCTCTAAGTTCCGCCCCAATAAGCCTATTCTGGCAATTACACCCCATGTAGACGTAGCTCGGCAGTTGCAGCTTGTTTGGGGGGTTAAGCCTCTTCTCGTCCTTAACCTAATTTCTACCGGACAGACCTTCCAATCTGCCCTCAATGTGGCACAGGAGACGGGCTTGCTGGCGCAGGGAGACTTAGTGGTAATGACCGCAGGCACGCTTCAAGGTGTCTCTGGCTCTACTGATTTGATTAAGGTAGAAGTGGTTACCTCTGTGCTGGGCAAGGGATTGGGCATTGGGCAGGGTTCGGTCAGTGGGCTTGCCAGAGTGGCTCATACGATGGCAGAACTCGGAAACTTTAACCCAGGCGAAATCCTGGTTGTATCAAAAACCAGCGCCGACCATATTGAAGTAATTCGTAAGTCCGCAGGCATCATTACTGAGGAAAGTAGCCTCACTAGCCATGCCGCTGTCATTGGTCTCCGCTTAGGCGTTCCCGTCATTGTGGGCGTAAAAAATGCTACGGAGGCTATCCGAGATGGCACCATTCTTACCCTTGATGTGCAGCGCGGCTTAGTTTACTCAGGCACCACTAGCTCTGCTCCCACAGAGACAGCCTTGCTGGTTTAAGCCCGATCTCCAATTCCAACCTCCTAGGAGACAATCATGAGTTCTAGAGTTGTGAAAAAAGAAGCGAATCAGCTATATAAAGCTTTCCTGCCGTTGCTGACTGCGGAGAGCAGAATTGCTGATCTGGTTTTGCTGGATTTGGCAAAAATTGTTCAAGTCTGTGGGCGCAGCAATGGAGAAATTAGTTCTAATGAATTGTTGGCATATCTCACGATCTATGCTTTGGTCAAGCAAGATTCAGAGAAGCTTAATGCAGCATTGAACTGGGAAACCTCAGCGGAAAAGCGGCTTCAAGCTCAGAAAATGACCCTACAAATTCTTTTGGGTTTGACTGAGAAACAGCCTGATCAGTTAATGTTACCGTCAGTTCTGAACCAGTTTGATCAAGAGAAGGGAACGCATTATCTGGATACAGTCGTAAACGCCATTTATAAGTTTGCGCAAGTGATGACGAAGGCAGATGGCAACGTCACATTATCGGAAATAGATTCACTGGCGATTGCCTGGAAACTTCTCCACACCTACCAACCCCTTGCAAGCTATGAACAAGGCTTAACCCAATCTACGTCTCTGCCCAACGCCACCACAATAGACCCGCCCCAAACCTACGAAGCCGCTCTTGCAGAACTCAATGATTTAATTGGACTAGACAATATTAAGGAAGCCGTCCGCACATTAGCCAACGTTTTAAAGGTACAAAAGATTCGAGAACAGCGAGGCATGGCAACTCCATCTGTCTCTCTCCACGCCGTCTTTGGTGGTCCCCCTGGTACTGGCAAAACGACCGTAGCCAGACTGGTTGGCTCTATCTACAAAGGGCTGGAGTTTCTAGAAAAAGGGCAGTTAGTAGAAACCGATCGCGCGGGCATGGTTGCCGGATTCATTGGACAAACTGCCACGAAGGTTGATGAGTTGGTTAAAACGGCGCTGGATGGCGTGTTATTTATTGACGAAGCCTACGCCCTCAGCCCCAGAGAGGGCGGCAGCGATTTTGGGCAAGAAGCGATCGATGTGTTGCTAAAACGCATGGAAGATTACCGCGATCGCCTGGTTGTGATCGTGGCTGGCTATACCGATGAAATGTCCAACTTCATCGAATCAAATCCTGGCTTAAAGTCCCGTTTCAGTCGTTACTTTTACTTTAGCGATTACACTCCCGAAGAACTTACCGCCATCTTCAAGAAGCTTTGTGCTAAAAGTCACTTTACCCTTACTCCCGAAGCTCAGACTCAACTACAGACTCTTCTTGAACGGCTTTATTTGAACCGCGATCGCACCTTCGGCAATGCTCGTCTCGTCCGTAACCTGTTTGAAAAAACCATCGAGCGCCAAGCCAATCGCCTCGCCATCCTCTCTTCTCTCCCCGA encodes the following:
- a CDS encoding M1 family metallopeptidase; translated protein: MPNLSFDSDNNGRRSFELPGSRPHYNPDRPGQVEHIFLDLVLDIPYQSYQGTCHIRIKPVRDGIDRLTLDAVNLQINSVQAAGVEQTFDYDGEQLQINLGQATQAEKVLEITINYQVEQPQRGIYFIAPDKDYPDKPVQVWTQGEDEDSRYWFPCFDYPGQLATSEIRVRIPKPYMAISNGELVDMQDLGSDCIYHWSQKQVHPTYLMTLAVGDFAEFKEEWQGRPVTYYVERSRADDALRTMGKTPRMIEFFSKAFGYSYPFPKYAQVCVNDFIFGGMENTSTTLLTDRCLLDERAALDNQNSESLVAHELAHQWFGDLVVIKHWSHAWIKEGMASYAEILWVTDEYSQEDGAYYRLGEARNYLAEDSSRYRRPMVTHVYREAIELYDRHIYDKGACVYHMIRSELGDDLFFKAVHTFVQDNAHQTVETIDLLRAIETATGRNLQFLFDQYVFRGGHPDYKVAYAWDSDSNLAKVTVTQTQVKEGSNGKGNGSGSELFDLKVPIGFGYTEKSKSQTFTVRIHEREQTFYFPLSEKPQFVSFDVGNHFLKTVALEYPIAELKAQLQHDPDVLSRIDAAKALAKKGGLEAVKALTVALTDDPFWGVRVEVAGQLASIKLDQAFEGLVKGLTDSDARVRRAVVGAIAKLKTTASYQALKPIAEKGDASYLVEASALSGIGSILGSSETDADEAIQLFQDVLAQRAGWNETVRSGAIAGLSQLKTSEAALALILENTVAGTPQPLRLAAIRALGAISTGQSKTSVERILNRLNELARESFFMTQVSVVIALGQMETTKAIGILRAIASQTPDGRVRRMAEEAVQKVQKAAGSDQATKKLQEELDQLKKDNQDLKSRLENLEAKSKKNES
- a CDS encoding peptidoglycan-binding protein; translation: MPTIQCPAVRPTVQSNASGRIVSEMQTALNARLKEIDVISRSPLQVAITGSFEDHTRTAVQYLQCLAFLKVDGIVGAKTWAYLCEGTASMPVLRKGAFDALVGKVQQALKDGDFYKGAVDNDFGAKTETAVKAFQAARVGLKVDGVIGAKTWTELSRFDAHSKSCFVDNLTL
- a CDS encoding peroxiredoxin; amino-acid sequence: MSEGCLRVGQVAPDFTATAVHHQEFKTIRLSDYRGRYVVLFFYPLDFTFVCPTEVMAFSDSYDKFKDLNTEILGISVDSEFSHLAWVQTDRKLGGVGDLTYPLVSDIKKEIGTAYNVLDPDAGITLRGLFIIDREGVVQHATINNLGFGRSVDETLRVLQAIRHVQSHPDEVCPVNWQPGEKTMNPDPIKFKEFFAAV
- a CDS encoding COP23 domain-containing protein, whose product is MSLSASVVLLTSSSILPAIAAPISQLPSGRNEPNTSPSRNPSNSVPVPQQAVNARFSCQTQNGEYTVVYNPQSQPGETYPWAKPTAMGGGWTPERRCAEISRRLEEYRPAGLLEMQTAVENGYNTICVTTSQVPSCRIVLTVPEGEDPLVIRDRVFGNLTVADNGQQTTAVTTFSGDDDSIINQIGVAVGVDLSSLSRSSRSSRSGDRVDLRPFLDRADGGTGARLR
- the pyk gene encoding pyruvate kinase, which produces MPSPNFLRRTKIVATIGPATSSLKVLRDLIEAGATTLRLNFSHGTHDDHQRSIRLIRQVSFELNQPVGILQDLQGPKIRLGKFENGSINLEKGDPFVLTSHLMPGTQGKSCVTYEPLADEVPAGAVILLDDGRVEMRVEKVDKAAKELHCEVVVGGVLSNNKGVNFPGVYLSVKALTDKDKEDLMFGLDQGVDWVALSFVRNPQDILEIKELIASAGKNVPVIAKIEKHEAIEQMEAILSLCDGVMVARGDLGVELPAEDVPILQKRLIATSNRLGIPVITATQMLDSMLSNPRPTRAEISDVANAILDGTDAVMLSNETAVGKFPVQAVETMARIACRMEQDPIYKRKTEDMGGRSIPNAISSAVGQIAEQLGAAAIMTLTKSGATARNVSKFRPNKPILAITPHVDVARQLQLVWGVKPLLVLNLISTGQTFQSALNVAQETGLLAQGDLVVMTAGTLQGVSGSTDLIKVEVVTSVLGKGLGIGQGSVSGLARVAHTMAELGNFNPGEILVVSKTSADHIEVIRKSAGIITEESSLTSHAAVIGLRLGVPVIVGVKNATEAIRDGTILTLDVQRGLVYSGTTSSAPTETALLV
- a CDS encoding AAA family ATPase, with the protein product MSSRVVKKEANQLYKAFLPLLTAESRIADLVLLDLAKIVQVCGRSNGEISSNELLAYLTIYALVKQDSEKLNAALNWETSAEKRLQAQKMTLQILLGLTEKQPDQLMLPSVLNQFDQEKGTHYLDTVVNAIYKFAQVMTKADGNVTLSEIDSLAIAWKLLHTYQPLASYEQGLTQSTSLPNATTIDPPQTYEAALAELNDLIGLDNIKEAVRTLANVLKVQKIREQRGMATPSVSLHAVFGGPPGTGKTTVARLVGSIYKGLEFLEKGQLVETDRAGMVAGFIGQTATKVDELVKTALDGVLFIDEAYALSPREGGSDFGQEAIDVLLKRMEDYRDRLVVIVAGYTDEMSNFIESNPGLKSRFSRYFYFSDYTPEELTAIFKKLCAKSHFTLTPEAQTQLQTLLERLYLNRDRTFGNARLVRNLFEKTIERQANRLAILSSLPDEVLTTLLPEDIPTQP